In the Candidatus Dechloromonas phosphoritropha genome, TCGCCGCCCGTCGGCGACTTGAATTCCGTCGTCGCCGCCGCCGGCGATATTTTCCAGTTCGCCAACGCGATGGCCAGCGGCGGGCAAAAGCTCGAGAGTTGCGTGCCCGGCCCCGGGGCCGCGCCGAGCATTTCCACCGCCATGGGATTGTGCTGCTCGATCTGTCCGGCACTGCCAACGACCAGAACCCCATCCTGCATGCGTTCGATGACGCGCTGGCTGATTCTGCTCTGGTTTTCCAGACTGATGCCGCGCTGGCGGGCGAGTTCCTCGTTGACCATCAGACGCTGCCCCAGCAGTCGCGCGAGAATCGCCGTGGCAAAAAAGCCTGCGGACAGGAGGCCGGCCTGGACGATCGTTGCCGCTTCGACCCCCCGCATCAGCACGACAACAACCTGGCCTCCCAGCGTAACCAGCGTGGCCAGCGCGGCGTAGAAAAGCACCAGGCGGCCCTGCCCGACCAAGCTGGCGGTCGCCAGCGAGACCAGCAGCAGCGTGCCGATGCCGCTGCCAACCCCGCCGCCGGCGAACATCAGCAGGCCCAGCGCCAGAACGTCGGCCAGCACCTGGGATGAAAGCTGGAAGTTGAAACGATGCCGCCAGTGGATCGAAGCGAAAAAGCCAGCGGCAACGACCAGCAGATAGATTCCCGTGGCTGGCAGGAACAGCGGCGTGTCGGCAATGCGGAGTGCGGAAATCCAGCCCTGCGGCCACAGCGCGGCCAGCAGCGCGAGGCAGGCGAGAACGAGGCGATAGAGGTTGAAGTATTGGAAGGGACGCCAACTGGCCTCCCAGGTTGTCGCCAGCCAGTCAGTCATTGGTCGCTGGCGGATTTGCGGCCAGCCGATGCGCCTCACAACAGAAATGAGCACCGTTTGCCGTGATGCTGTCGCTTTGCGGCAGATGCACGCCGCATTGCGCACAGACGACCATCAGTTCAGGATCGGGAGCTTGTCTTGGCGGCCTTGGCCCAGGACGTTGCGCGCGCTTGTTCCAGACCCACCAGATCACGGCGACCAAAGCAATGAGCAGGAGGAATTTCATCATGGATGGCCCTGAAACTACCGACGCGAACTTCAGAAAATGGCATGGTCCGAGTGGAGCCGCCCCCCGACGCCAGCGCCCCGAACGTCATCTGGCGCCTATCGCCTACCGGCGCCAGATAAAAGAATACCAATAAATCATCGGGTTATTGTGCAGCAAACCAAGAGCACACGCAAGAAGAAGCAACATTCCCGCGTCACTCGAGCACAAGATCGGAGCGTGAATGAGCATGGCTATGGCATTATCGGTAGCCTTGGAATGGGCGAGCGGGGAAGATCGAGAAGTTCTTCCGTGCGCCAGTTCGTCCCCATTGAGGTTGATTAACGCTCACGGCGAGCCCCTCAACAAGAAGGCCGCCACCAAACCATGAGCCTCCCAACAGACAGATCATGTATTCGGGGTGCCTCTTTCTATCAGCTCGATCTTGTAGCCGTCCGGATCTTCGACGAAGGCAATGATGGTCGTGCCGTGCTTCATCGGTCCGGCTTCGCGCACCACCTTGCCGCCGCGCTGGCGGATGGCGGCGCAGGCAGCAGCGGCGTCCGGCACGGCGAGGGCGACATGCCCGTAGCCATTGCCGAGATCATAGGCCGCGGTATCCCAGTTGTGGGTCAGCTCAAGGGCCGCGGCTTCGCTTTCCGGTCCGTAGCCGACGAAGGCCAGAGTGAAGCGGCCTTCTGGGTAATCGGTGCGGCGCAGCAGTTTCATGCCGAGAATTTCAGTATAGAAGGCGATGGAGCGATCGAGGTCGCCGACGCGAATCATCGTGTGCAGGATGCGCATGGTGTTTTCCATAGGTTTCAGAGTTGCGGAATCTGGCGGGCGAGCTGGCGCAGTTCGAGCCGGCGCGCCCGCCAGTCGGGGCAGAGTTGCTCCACCACAGACCAGAAGCGCGGGCTGTGGTTCATTTCCCTGAGGTGCGCCAGTTCATGGCAGACGACGTAATCGACGACCGCCAGCGGCATCAGGATCAGGCGCCAGTTCAGCGAAATGCCCCCATGATGGCTGCAACTACCCCAGCGCGTGCGCGCAGCCGAGAGGCGCAGCGGCGGCGGTGGAACATCAAGTTGCGGAGCGTAATGGGCAAGCCGCCCGACGAACACGCGCCGGGCCTTCTCGCGCAGCGCCCTTTCGAGTACCACCCGGGCCTCGACCGCCGGCGGCACGAACAGGTGCAGCTTCGGGTCGCTGAACAGCCAGCGCTGGCGGCTGGCGGGGGAGACGGTTACGGTCAACGCCTCGCCCAGGGCAAAAATGACCACGCCCTCGGTAACGGCCAGTCTTTCCGGCGTGGGACGGCTCCGCCAGTCGGCGAGTTTGTCAAGGACCCATTGCCCATGCTCGCGAATCAGGGTCTCGATGTCCCCGAGCCGCGCCTGCAGCGGCGCGCCGACTCGCAGGCCGCGCTGGTCGATGGCCAGGCCGATGGTACGCCGCCGGCTGCGCCGCAGGTGGTAGTCGACGGCCTGCCCGGCAATCGCGATGCGGCGTGTCGCTTCAGGTGGCGCTGGTCTTGGCATCGGGGTAGCGGTGCGGGGAAATCCGGCGCATCTCGCCTTCTATCCAGCTTTCGACACGCTGATTGACTTCCGCTTCGGTCATCCCCGTCGCGTCGAAGGCCGGGCCGATGCTGATGGTGACGATGCCGGGCTTCTTGATGAATGCCTGGCGTGCCCAGAGTTCGCCCGAATTATGGGCGACAGGAACAACCTTGCAGCCGACCTGGGTCGCCAGATAGGCGCCGCCGGCCTTGTAGCGCCGCGTCTCGCCGGGCGCCACGCGCGTTCCTTCGGGGAAGATGATCACGTAAAAGCCCTTCTTCAGCCGCTCGCGCCCCTGTTCGACAACCAGGTCGAGCGCCATCTTGCCGGCCGCGCGGTCGATCGAGATCATCTTCATCGCCCCGAGCCCCCAGCCGATCAGCGGCACGCGCAACAGTTCCTTCTTAAGCACGAAAACGCAGTAGGCGCCGCGCGGCACATAGTCCTGGATAGTCATCGTCTCCCACGCCGACTGGTGCTTGGAAAGGATGACGCAGGGTTCGTGCGGCATGTTCTCGAGACCGACGACCCGCGGCCGGATGCCGAGCAGGTTCTCGACGCCCCACTGGATGCCGAGGCGCCACAGCTTGCCGAAGTGATATCCCCAGAGCCCGCGCAGGACAATGGCGGCAATGACGACCATGGGTGCGACCAGCAGGGTCCACAACCCGCCCCAGATCACGAACAGGGCGGAACGGAGGATGTTCATTTCCTTTTCGCCACCAGAATCCTGTCGACCGCCGCCGAGAGGTCGTCGAAGACCTCGGTGCCCTCGGGAAGATTGCCTTCGGACAGCGTCAACAAACCCTTGCCGGTGCGCACCAGCATCGGCAGGCAGCCGGCCGCGGCGCAGGCCTGGAGATCGCGCTTCGAATCGCCGACCGACGGGACGCCCTTGAGAGCGACATTCATGGTTTCGGAAATGCGCTTGAACATCCCGGGCTTGGGTTTGCGGCATTCACAGGCTGAATCGGCCGTATGCGGACAATAGAAGATGGCGTCAATGCGGCCGCCTGCAGCAAACAGCGCCTTGTGCATCTTTTCGTGGATGGCGTTCAGTGCATCCATGTCCAACAGGCTGCGCCCGATACCGGACTGGTTGGTCGCGATGACGACGTGGTAGCCATTCTGGTTCAGCCGCGCGATGGCCTCCAGGCTGCCAGGAATGGGCTTCCATTCCGCCGGGGACTTGATGAACTGGGCGGAATCGAAATTGATGACACCATCGCGATCGAGAATGACGAGTTTCATGGTTGGCCTTTCCGGGGTCAGGCTGATAGCCTGGAAATATCGGCCACCCGATTCATCGCGCCGTGCAGCTTGGCGAGCAGGCCAAGGCGGTTGGCGCGCAGGGCCGGGTCGTCGGCATTGACCATGACGCCATCGAAGAAGGCGTCGACCGGGGCGCGCAGCGCGGCCAGCGCTTCCAGCGATTCGGCATAGTCGCCTGTCTCGAAGGCGGCATCGGCACGGGGAACGACGTCGACCAGGACATCGTGCAGTGCGATCTCGGCTGCTTCCTTGAGTAATCCGGTATCAACCACGGCTTCGACAGCGTTCTCGACTTTCTTCA is a window encoding:
- a CDS encoding histidine kinase, with amino-acid sequence MTDWLATTWEASWRPFQYFNLYRLVLACLALLAALWPQGWISALRIADTPLFLPATGIYLLVVAAGFFASIHWRHRFNFQLSSQVLADVLALGLLMFAGGGVGSGIGTLLLVSLATASLVGQGRLVLFYAALATLVTLGGQVVVVLMRGVEAATIVQAGLLSAGFFATAILARLLGQRLMVNEELARQRGISLENQSRISQRVIERMQDGVLVVGSAGQIEQHNPMAVEMLGAAPGPGTQLSSFCPPLAIALANWKISPAAATTEFKSPTGGELLARFEQTSSSAGEVLVFLEDLRRIQEHAQQLKLAALGRLTASIAHEIRNPLSAIGHASELLREERRGAMQERLLKIVADNVARLDRIVADVLELGRRDRIQAEKLPLRHFCAQFVEGFAGVKGVAPDIIAFETEGEAALCFDRTHLHQVLWNLLANAVRHASGAPGSVRLRTNAGAGMVELHVIDDGGGVPDEARAQIFEPFFTTHHLGTGLGLFIARELCAANGATLDLASDPGHGHFIIVGRSDTCLLPEANGAPGGR
- the gloA gene encoding lactoylglutathione lyase is translated as MENTMRILHTMIRVGDLDRSIAFYTEILGMKLLRRTDYPEGRFTLAFVGYGPESEAAALELTHNWDTAAYDLGNGYGHVALAVPDAAAACAAIRQRGGKVVREAGPMKHGTTIIAFVEDPDGYKIELIERGTPNT
- a CDS encoding M48 family metallopeptidase — protein: MPRPAPPEATRRIAIAGQAVDYHLRRSRRRTIGLAIDQRGLRVGAPLQARLGDIETLIREHGQWVLDKLADWRSRPTPERLAVTEGVVIFALGEALTVTVSPASRQRWLFSDPKLHLFVPPAVEARVVLERALREKARRVFVGRLAHYAPQLDVPPPPLRLSAARTRWGSCSHHGGISLNWRLILMPLAVVDYVVCHELAHLREMNHSPRFWSVVEQLCPDWRARRLELRQLARQIPQL
- a CDS encoding 1-acyl-sn-glycerol-3-phosphate acyltransferase yields the protein MNILRSALFVIWGGLWTLLVAPMVVIAAIVLRGLWGYHFGKLWRLGIQWGVENLLGIRPRVVGLENMPHEPCVILSKHQSAWETMTIQDYVPRGAYCVFVLKKELLRVPLIGWGLGAMKMISIDRAAGKMALDLVVEQGRERLKKGFYVIIFPEGTRVAPGETRRYKAGGAYLATQVGCKVVPVAHNSGELWARQAFIKKPGIVTISIGPAFDATGMTEAEVNQRVESWIEGEMRRISPHRYPDAKTSAT
- the gmhB gene encoding D-glycero-beta-D-manno-heptose 1,7-bisphosphate 7-phosphatase translates to MKLVILDRDGVINFDSAQFIKSPAEWKPIPGSLEAIARLNQNGYHVVIATNQSGIGRSLLDMDALNAIHEKMHKALFAAGGRIDAIFYCPHTADSACECRKPKPGMFKRISETMNVALKGVPSVGDSKRDLQACAAAGCLPMLVRTGKGLLTLSEGNLPEGTEVFDDLSAAVDRILVAKRK